One Pyrofollis japonicus DNA window includes the following coding sequences:
- a CDS encoding translation initiation factor IF-2 subunit beta: MSTNKDVAKLLYDYDYLLKRLYERLPAKGTKASRFELPKLIVERVGNKTIIRNFKQITDVMRRDPRIVMRYLLRELGASGNYDEENGMLTINVKVSTATLNNLLQRFVKTYVICPTCGAPDTRLEKRGKTWVLVCEACGAEQPVPPL, from the coding sequence TTGAGCACGAACAAGGACGTAGCCAAGCTTCTCTATGACTACGATTACTTGCTAAAACGGCTCTATGAGAGATTACCAGCGAAAGGCACAAAGGCGTCTCGATTCGAGTTACCTAAGCTTATAGTCGAAAGGGTTGGTAATAAAACGATAATAAGGAACTTCAAACAGATAACTGATGTTATGAGGAGAGACCCGCGCATTGTAATGAGATATCTTCTTAGGGAGCTAGGTGCTAGTGGCAACTATGATGAAGAAAATGGGATGCTAACAATCAATGTAAAGGTTTCAACAGCTACTCTCAACAACCTCTTACAGCGCTTCGTTAAAACCTATGTTATCTGTCCAACATGCGGTGCCCCAGACACAAGGCTTGAGAAGAGAGGAAAGACATGGGTGCTTGTCTGCGAGGCGTGTGGTGCCGAACAGCCAGTGCCTCCACTTTAG
- a CDS encoding DUF373 family protein: protein MKKILVIVVDIDDDLGRAGISTPIIGREKVLEAATRFALYDPEDSDANALFAAIKLLDEMRLKGYEAEVAVVAGSQRGGVDAVLEARRQVEQLINMYHPDGLVLVTDGSEDEALIPAISSLAPIIAVKRVVVKQHRGVEETYMLFAKYIQKALTEPRFARLFLGVPGVVLVVFSALALLGMLRQAILVGLLIAGLAMMVRGFDLEDRLMQALTETPVTIVAYSTAAITAIIALVLIVSQIHSEEQLTPQLLASLIRNVTSLLGFSATIAILGHAASKFVSGKLGLYREIVALAIVIVAAVLLDTVSSALEKMETMSVSEFIRALAASGFSLYAIGSIIAVAVTWRAAKAFERFIAQTSSHETDRKE from the coding sequence ATGAAAAAGATACTAGTAATAGTTGTTGATATAGATGATGACTTAGGGCGTGCAGGTATTTCAACTCCTATAATTGGTCGCGAGAAGGTGCTTGAAGCGGCTACTCGTTTTGCTCTTTATGATCCAGAGGACTCTGATGCTAATGCACTTTTTGCGGCAATAAAGCTGCTTGATGAAATGAGGCTTAAGGGCTATGAGGCCGAGGTGGCAGTAGTAGCGGGTAGTCAACGTGGTGGTGTAGACGCGGTTCTCGAGGCACGTAGACAGGTAGAGCAGTTAATCAATATGTATCATCCTGATGGCTTAGTGCTAGTTACTGATGGCTCAGAGGATGAGGCGCTGATACCGGCGATATCGTCGCTTGCACCAATAATAGCTGTAAAACGTGTGGTCGTGAAGCAGCATAGAGGTGTTGAAGAGACCTACATGCTTTTCGCAAAATACATACAAAAAGCCCTAACTGAGCCGCGATTTGCAAGGCTCTTCTTAGGCGTCCCTGGCGTGGTTCTTGTCGTATTCTCTGCCCTTGCTCTCCTAGGGATGCTTCGGCAAGCGATTCTTGTAGGTCTCCTTATAGCTGGCTTGGCCATGATGGTTAGGGGATTTGACCTTGAGGATCGGCTTATGCAAGCTCTCACCGAAACGCCCGTAACTATAGTGGCTTATTCGACAGCCGCAATAACAGCAATTATAGCACTTGTACTCATAGTATCCCAGATTCATTCAGAGGAACAACTAACACCACAGTTACTGGCAAGCCTGATTAGGAATGTTACGAGCCTACTGGGCTTCTCGGCGACGATAGCTATACTTGGCCACGCGGCTTCAAAGTTTGTTTCGGGAAAACTTGGGCTATATAGGGAGATAGTTGCACTAGCAATCGTGATTGTTGCCGCGGTACTCCTCGACACGGTGTCATCAGCGCTCGAGAAAATGGAGACTATGTCAGTCTCAGAATTCATAAGGGCTCTAGCAGCTAGTGGATTCAGCCTATACGCTATTGGCTCTATCATCGCTGTAGCAGTTACATGGAGAGCAGCCAAGGCGTTTGAGAGATTTATCGCCCAAACCTCCTCTCACGAGACTGATAGGAAAGAATAG
- the uppS gene encoding polyprenyl diphosphate synthase, with protein MWPKTLYARILGKRIRTDRLPSHVAIIPDGNRRWARRRGMPSSMGHYRGYKVAKQVLDRLWDLGINYVTFYALSRENCLRRPREELEAIYRLLSMAVDDLFADDRVRSGEVRVYFVGDFSLLPNWLREKIYSINEATMRNGPHVLSVATCYGGRWEIVATVNNIINSLAKGDNTAKWLEEDSFRKLMPLGQFPEPDLLIRTGGEIRLSGFLLYHVAYTELYFTKKLWPDFDEVELYRAILSYQSRERRFGR; from the coding sequence ATGTGGCCGAAGACGCTCTATGCACGAATACTTGGCAAACGCATTCGCACAGATAGACTACCAAGCCATGTTGCTATTATTCCTGATGGTAATAGGCGTTGGGCGCGCAGACGCGGCATGCCTTCCAGCATGGGCCATTATAGGGGCTACAAAGTCGCGAAGCAAGTCTTAGACAGATTATGGGATCTAGGCATAAACTATGTTACTTTCTATGCGTTGTCGCGGGAGAACTGTTTAAGAAGGCCGCGTGAGGAGCTGGAGGCGATATATAGGCTCTTATCTATGGCTGTTGACGACCTATTTGCCGATGACAGAGTTAGGTCCGGGGAAGTGCGTGTTTACTTTGTCGGTGATTTCTCGCTTCTTCCGAACTGGCTTAGAGAGAAGATTTATTCCATAAACGAGGCGACAATGAGGAACGGGCCCCATGTCTTAAGTGTTGCAACTTGTTATGGAGGCAGATGGGAAATAGTGGCAACGGTAAATAACATAATTAACTCTCTCGCTAAAGGAGACAATACAGCCAAGTGGCTTGAGGAAGATAGTTTCCGCAAGCTCATGCCGCTAGGCCAGTTCCCGGAACCTGATCTCCTTATACGAACCGGCGGCGAGATACGACTTAGCGGTTTTCTCTTATACCATGTAGCCTATACAGAGCTCTACTTTACGAAGAAACTGTGGCCGGACTTTGACGAAGTGGAACTATACAGGGCTATTCTTTCCTATCAGTCTCGTGAGAGGAGGTTTGGGCGATAA
- a CDS encoding coiled-coil protein, whose amino-acid sequence MSTPIEVEEKSIIDKMTQLREEIKQLKEQRYALIEEAKRLRQQRRKLIERAKSLREELKKLREERRKLVGQVRNLRQQRRELLGRLQSVVNELEEQKRIVAELRPLARKSINAIRRRIEELEWRQQTSVLRPEEEKEIIDEIVRLEALLQKAMEARKYLQELTEKRAELYGLRLQLRSLGQEIRSISEKISKIDERINNLRSQLEELSPQIDELSKQLEELSTRIEELRSQINQRVQELRELSEKLKELRLGQEKAKALQIYEEKRRLIEEKLKRGEPLTLEELRLLYSSSPDELEEEKE is encoded by the coding sequence TTGAGCACGCCTATCGAAGTAGAAGAGAAAAGCATAATCGATAAAATGACACAGCTACGTGAGGAAATAAAGCAGCTCAAGGAACAAAGGTACGCTCTCATCGAGGAGGCTAAGAGGCTTCGGCAGCAACGTAGAAAGCTAATAGAGCGTGCGAAGAGCCTGCGCGAGGAGCTAAAGAAGCTTAGGGAAGAGCGACGTAAACTCGTCGGGCAAGTTAGAAACCTACGGCAGCAACGCCGAGAGCTTCTAGGCAGGTTGCAATCAGTTGTAAACGAGCTTGAGGAACAGAAGAGAATAGTTGCAGAGCTACGACCGCTAGCGCGAAAGAGTATTAACGCAATAAGGCGCCGAATAGAGGAGCTTGAATGGCGTCAACAGACGAGCGTGCTTAGGCCCGAGGAGGAAAAAGAGATAATTGATGAAATTGTCCGTCTTGAAGCATTGCTCCAGAAAGCCATGGAGGCTAGAAAGTACCTGCAGGAGCTTACGGAAAAACGTGCAGAGCTCTACGGTCTCAGACTCCAGTTGCGCAGCCTAGGCCAAGAGATAAGATCGATAAGTGAAAAGATAAGTAAAATAGACGAGCGCATAAACAACCTCCGATCACAGCTCGAAGAATTGAGTCCACAAATAGATGAGCTTAGCAAGCAGCTCGAGGAACTCTCAACACGTATCGAGGAGCTACGTAGCCAAATAAATCAAAGGGTCCAGGAGCTTCGGGAGCTAAGCGAGAAGCTAAAGGAGCTTAGACTTGGCCAGGAAAAAGCCAAGGCTCTGCAGATATATGAGGAGAAGAGACGCCTCATAGAAGAAAAACTAAAGCGTGGAGAACCATTAACGCTCGAAGAGCTACGGCTGCTCTACTCTAGTAGCCCGGATGAGCTAGAGGAAGAGAAGGAATGA
- a CDS encoding DUF134 domain-containing protein: protein MGHRGKRHRWGHRWKCLREVWERIGRLAPGPLNAKIFIPVIGSESLCNEPIIIYSDEFEAYKLVYLEGRTQEEAAAIMGVSRGSLWRLLYSARRKIGLAILESRPFVIVPV from the coding sequence ATGGGTCATAGAGGCAAGAGGCATAGATGGGGCCACCGCTGGAAGTGCCTAAGAGAAGTCTGGGAAAGGATTGGGAGACTGGCTCCAGGCCCTCTGAATGCGAAAATCTTCATACCAGTTATTGGTTCTGAGTCTCTCTGTAATGAGCCTATAATAATCTATAGTGATGAGTTTGAAGCCTACAAGCTTGTCTACCTGGAGGGACGTACACAGGAGGAGGCAGCCGCTATAATGGGTGTTTCAAGGGGGAGTTTATGGAGGCTTCTCTACAGCGCCCGCCGTAAGATAGGTCTTGCGATTCTCGAGTCAAGGCCTTTTGTAATAGTGCCGGTATAG
- the rpiA gene encoding ribose 5-phosphate isomerase A, with product MSANQAKLNAARFAAELIAERIDSIERLGVGTGSTVRLVIEYLLSDRKIVEKIKKLKLYVSSLDTWFTLRRYGLEPYTHLPGETIDLYFDGADEVVLTEECPLIKGRGAALTREKILAFNSKHTIIVIDKSKVSPRLGYLNKPLPIEVIPVAAEPVLSYLKSIGVRAEIRNACQCRDGPALSDNYGAIIDAWPWELENVEKFVAGLKNVPGVVEHGLFIGLVDEIVVGETDTARIHKCRRTVRR from the coding sequence TTGAGTGCGAACCAAGCCAAGCTTAATGCAGCCCGTTTTGCGGCAGAACTCATAGCAGAGAGAATTGACAGTATAGAAAGGCTTGGAGTCGGCACGGGTTCAACAGTAAGGCTTGTTATTGAGTACTTGTTATCAGATCGTAAGATAGTTGAAAAAATAAAGAAGCTAAAACTATACGTTTCTAGCCTCGATACATGGTTCACGCTAAGGCGATACGGACTAGAACCCTATACTCACCTGCCCGGAGAAACAATTGACCTCTACTTTGATGGTGCAGATGAAGTTGTACTCACGGAGGAATGCCCCCTCATTAAGGGTAGGGGCGCGGCTCTTACAAGAGAGAAAATCCTTGCATTTAACAGCAAGCACACAATAATAGTTATAGACAAGTCGAAGGTCTCACCAAGGCTCGGCTATCTTAACAAGCCATTGCCCATTGAGGTTATACCAGTAGCTGCAGAACCAGTCTTATCGTACCTTAAATCGATAGGTGTGAGGGCCGAGATACGCAACGCGTGCCAGTGTAGAGATGGACCAGCATTATCAGACAACTATGGCGCGATCATTGATGCGTGGCCGTGGGAGCTAGAAAACGTAGAAAAGTTTGTTGCTGGGCTGAAAAACGTGCCAGGTGTTGTTGAGCATGGCTTATTCATAGGCCTTGTAGACGAGATAGTAGTTGGAGAAACAGACACGGCGAGGATCCATAAATGCCGAAGAACGGTGCGCAGGTAG
- a CDS encoding MoaD/ThiS family protein translates to MPIVHVKLVALLREAVGGKDKVDIEIKNTSTKLRDVIDELFVKYPRLKNLVEELGKRGLDVLFVLNGKETNLDAEVRDGDEIVILPPASGG, encoded by the coding sequence ATGCCTATAGTGCACGTTAAGCTTGTTGCGCTTTTGCGCGAGGCTGTTGGTGGAAAGGATAAAGTAGATATTGAGATTAAGAACACTAGCACCAAGTTACGAGATGTGATTGACGAGCTCTTTGTCAAATACCCTAGGCTCAAGAACCTCGTAGAGGAGCTAGGTAAGAGAGGGCTTGATGTACTATTTGTCCTAAACGGGAAGGAGACTAATCTTGACGCAGAGGTAAGGGATGGTGATGAAATAGTAATTCTTCCTCCCGCTTCCGGGGGATGA
- a CDS encoding SWIM zinc finger family protein has protein sequence MPKNGAQVARDRLSELISEVIRLSENPPPAARSAAGELRVVRLSVFPLELWAVMGRESDYLVIRRMYCNCPHFSIRVVNEEKTVPCYHLIAVELAEKTGRFHDLSASLNQDELLDIVLEILSGARSTTLRKKLYMNTAKGIEGESDK, from the coding sequence ATGCCGAAGAACGGTGCGCAGGTAGCAAGGGATAGGCTAAGCGAACTAATATCTGAAGTGATTAGGCTAAGTGAGAACCCTCCGCCAGCAGCGCGCAGCGCTGCTGGCGAGCTAAGAGTAGTACGTCTCTCTGTTTTTCCTCTAGAACTCTGGGCAGTTATGGGCAGGGAGTCGGACTACCTAGTTATAAGGCGCATGTATTGTAATTGCCCCCATTTCTCTATACGAGTAGTAAATGAGGAGAAGACGGTGCCTTGCTACCACCTAATAGCAGTCGAGCTTGCCGAGAAGACTGGCAGATTTCACGACTTATCAGCTAGTTTAAACCAGGATGAACTCCTAGATATTGTACTAGAAATATTATCGGGTGCTAGATCGACTACGCTTCGCAAAAAACTATACATGAACACAGCCAAGGGCATAGAGGGAGAGTCGGATAAATAG
- a CDS encoding DUF424 domain-containing protein: MRNEEPLVYMKIHEAQGEKIIAICDKDLLGKRFSENNLVLDVNKYFYGGILVPLSVAMEKAEEATILNLVGINTINAAIKRKLVHPDAVIKIAGVPHAQAVKVLY; encoded by the coding sequence ATGCGTAATGAGGAGCCCCTAGTGTACATGAAGATACATGAGGCCCAAGGCGAAAAGATAATAGCAATATGTGATAAGGATCTCTTAGGTAAAAGATTCTCCGAGAACAACCTGGTTCTTGATGTAAACAAGTACTTTTACGGCGGCATCCTCGTACCACTCAGTGTCGCTATGGAGAAGGCGGAAGAGGCTACAATTCTTAACTTAGTGGGAATAAATACTATTAACGCAGCAATTAAGAGGAAACTAGTCCATCCTGATGCTGTGATAAAGATAGCTGGAGTGCCTCATGCTCAGGCTGTGAAAGTGCTTTATTAA
- a CDS encoding tRNA (N(6)-L-threonylcarbamoyladenosine(37)-C(2))-methylthiotransferase, with amino-acid sequence MRRVYIETYGCALNFADTALMKTSLQRAGYEIVNNVDEADVVIINTCTVRLDTEEKMSKRIRALSDYTAKRAKLLVVAGCMATAQPYKVKKLAPNSVIVTTYNVHRVVEAIEKRADLLEEPEIPKTLYMPEPRLMQRGRVAEVPLADGCLGDCTFCITKLARRKVYSRPLRQVVDLIKQLVRRGVVEVRLTGQDVAVYGIDIEGKRLLPKLMEAITEIPGNFMVRIGMMSPDQLEPILDEFIELLRHPRFFKFVHLPVQSGDDRVLRIMKRKYTVDEYKSIVKEIRSKIPGVMIATDIIVGHPGEDEEAFENTVKLVEELRFERVHLAQYTPRPRTVAAGLPQVPDPVKKQRSKKLGEIIAKIGLEEHRRYVGSKARALVVSRGERGGLDTKLFNYMPVILPENEALPGQWCNVEIVDATWYDLRGRVLECEPSQA; translated from the coding sequence ATGCGACGAGTATATATAGAAACGTATGGATGTGCACTTAACTTCGCCGATACTGCGCTAATGAAGACGTCTCTCCAGCGTGCAGGCTATGAAATAGTTAACAACGTTGACGAAGCGGATGTGGTCATTATTAACACGTGCACAGTTAGGCTTGATACCGAAGAAAAGATGTCAAAAAGAATAAGGGCGCTAAGCGACTATACGGCAAAAAGAGCAAAGCTCCTAGTTGTCGCGGGTTGTATGGCGACAGCCCAGCCCTATAAAGTTAAGAAACTTGCACCCAACTCCGTAATAGTTACTACGTACAATGTCCACCGGGTAGTAGAGGCTATTGAGAAAAGGGCTGATTTGTTAGAGGAGCCGGAAATCCCCAAGACTCTATACATGCCTGAACCGCGGCTTATGCAGCGCGGCAGAGTAGCTGAGGTACCTCTAGCTGACGGGTGTCTAGGAGACTGTACGTTTTGCATAACAAAGCTGGCCCGAAGGAAGGTCTATAGTAGGCCGTTAAGACAGGTAGTGGATCTTATCAAGCAGCTCGTGAGGCGCGGTGTTGTTGAAGTAAGGCTTACAGGACAAGATGTTGCAGTATATGGCATCGATATCGAAGGCAAGCGGCTTCTGCCGAAACTAATGGAGGCTATTACCGAGATTCCAGGAAACTTTATGGTGCGCATTGGAATGATGAGCCCAGACCAGCTAGAACCAATACTTGACGAGTTTATTGAGCTACTTAGGCATCCACGCTTCTTCAAGTTTGTTCATCTGCCAGTACAGAGCGGCGATGACAGAGTACTTAGGATAATGAAGCGAAAGTACACCGTGGACGAATATAAGTCTATAGTGAAGGAGATTCGTTCAAAGATACCTGGCGTAATGATTGCCACTGATATAATTGTAGGTCATCCGGGAGAGGACGAGGAAGCTTTTGAGAACACAGTCAAGCTTGTCGAGGAGCTGCGATTTGAGCGTGTTCATCTCGCGCAGTATACTCCAAGGCCTCGTACCGTGGCGGCGGGTCTCCCCCAAGTACCTGACCCTGTTAAGAAACAGCGGTCAAAGAAGCTTGGAGAAATAATTGCGAAAATCGGGCTAGAAGAGCACAGAAGATATGTTGGGTCAAAAGCAAGAGCACTTGTAGTATCTAGGGGTGAAAGAGGAGGTCTTGACACGAAGCTCTTCAACTATATGCCAGTCATACTCCCGGAGAATGAGGCCTTGCCTGGCCAATGGTGTAACGTTGAAATAGTGGATGCGACGTGGTATGACCTTCGGGGCAGAGTTCTTGAGTGCGAACCAAGCCAAGCTTAA